From the genome of Streptomyces sp. NBC_00659, one region includes:
- a CDS encoding aldehyde dehydrogenase (NADP(+)): MAAAPVWSVDPRTGKQREQVAVEATAQEVDDSVRAAHAARSALADRTVRAAFLRTAADLLEGAKDLLVEAADAETALGPVRLTGELARTCYQLRAFAGIVDEGAFLDVVINHPDATATPPIPDLRRYKVPLGVVAVYSASNFPFAFSVAGGDTASALAAGCPVVVKAHPDHPALSELVAAVLRRAAGRHDIPEGVVGLVHGFEAGVELVRHPLVTAAGFTGSVRGGRALFDAASARPVPIPFHGELGSLNPVVVTEAAAAERAEEIGAGLAGSMTLGVGQFCVKPGLVLAPAGAAGDRLLKSLTDAVSDTAAGVLLDHRMRDNFIAGVAERAGLPDVQAPVTPGAAGAHTVSPGFLTVPASRLAAEGEHDLLLEECFGPLTVVARYEDESEAGAVLSRLPGNLTATVQLSAEEAAGEGRGAEILAELTPLAGRVLVNGWPTGVAVAAAQHHGGPYPATTSTSTSVGGTAIERWMRPVAYQGVPEALLPPELRDDNPLGLPRRYDGRLER; this comes from the coding sequence GTGGCAGCAGCACCAGTCTGGAGTGTCGACCCCCGTACCGGGAAGCAGCGGGAGCAGGTCGCGGTGGAGGCCACGGCCCAGGAGGTGGACGACTCCGTCCGCGCCGCGCACGCCGCGCGTTCCGCTCTCGCCGACCGCACCGTACGCGCCGCGTTCCTGCGTACCGCCGCCGACCTGCTCGAAGGGGCCAAGGACCTGCTCGTCGAGGCCGCCGACGCGGAGACCGCGCTCGGCCCGGTCCGGCTCACCGGTGAACTCGCCCGCACCTGCTACCAGTTGCGCGCATTCGCCGGAATCGTCGACGAGGGCGCCTTCCTCGATGTCGTGATCAACCACCCGGACGCCACGGCCACCCCGCCGATCCCGGACCTGCGCCGCTACAAGGTGCCGCTGGGCGTCGTCGCCGTGTACTCGGCCTCGAACTTCCCCTTCGCCTTCTCGGTGGCCGGCGGTGACACGGCCAGCGCGCTGGCGGCGGGCTGCCCGGTCGTGGTCAAGGCCCACCCCGACCACCCGGCGCTCTCCGAGCTCGTCGCGGCCGTCCTGCGCCGCGCGGCCGGCCGGCACGACATCCCCGAGGGCGTCGTCGGCCTCGTCCACGGCTTCGAGGCCGGCGTCGAACTGGTCCGGCACCCGCTGGTCACGGCGGCCGGGTTCACCGGTTCCGTCCGCGGCGGGCGCGCGCTGTTCGACGCGGCTTCCGCGCGTCCGGTGCCGATTCCGTTCCACGGCGAGCTGGGCTCCCTGAACCCCGTGGTCGTCACCGAGGCCGCGGCCGCCGAGCGCGCCGAGGAGATCGGCGCGGGACTCGCCGGCTCGATGACCCTGGGTGTCGGCCAGTTCTGTGTGAAGCCGGGCCTGGTGCTCGCTCCGGCCGGCGCGGCGGGCGACCGTCTGCTGAAGTCCCTGACCGACGCGGTGAGCGACACCGCCGCCGGGGTCCTGCTCGACCACCGCATGCGCGACAACTTCATCGCCGGGGTCGCCGAGCGTGCCGGGCTCCCGGACGTCCAGGCCCCGGTGACGCCGGGTGCGGCCGGCGCGCACACGGTGAGCCCCGGCTTCCTGACCGTGCCCGCGAGCAGGCTCGCGGCCGAGGGCGAGCACGATCTGCTGCTCGAGGAGTGCTTCGGGCCGCTCACGGTCGTGGCGCGCTACGAGGACGAGTCCGAGGCGGGCGCGGTGCTCTCCCGGCTCCCCGGCAACCTCACGGCCACGGTGCAGCTCTCCGCGGAGGAGGCCGCGGGCGAGGGGCGCGGTGCGGAGATCCTCGCCGAACTCACCCCCCTCGCGGGCCGGGTCCTGGTGAACGGCTGGCCGACCGGGGTCGCCGTCGCGGCGGCCCAGCACCACGGAGGGCCGTACCCCGCGACGACCTCGACGTCCACCTCGGTCGGCGGCACCGCCATCGAGCGCTGGATGCGGCCGGTCGCCTACCAGGGCGTGCCCGAGGCGCTGCTGCCGCCCGAGCTGCGCGACGACAACCCGCTGGGGCTGCCCCGACGGTACGACGGGCGCCTGGAGCGCTAG
- a CDS encoding GlxA family transcriptional regulator has translation MPERLAPHRVTVIAPSPVALFNLAMPEMLFGKVVVDGRPGYEVVVCTAEPGPVPTTGGLDLHVPHGLEAVREADTVVVAGTGAPFEPDPRIVAALREAAAAGKRIASICTGAFQLAEAGLLQGRRATTYWAHAEVMRRRYPQVELRGDVLYVQDGPFLTSSGYAAGIDLCLHVIRTDYGAAVANEVARLALVAPVRPGGQTQFTQTPLPPERGNACADTRGFAMRNLDKPLTLTDLARHAGVSVRTLTRRFHAESGVSPLQWLLHQRVERAKELLETTTLPMDQVAAACGLGTADSLRAHVVRRTGLTPSAYRTQFSRHGTVTGAVTSSVA, from the coding sequence ATGCCCGAGCGACTCGCCCCGCACCGCGTCACCGTCATCGCCCCTTCCCCCGTCGCGCTGTTCAACCTTGCGATGCCGGAGATGCTGTTCGGCAAGGTCGTGGTGGACGGCCGGCCGGGTTACGAGGTGGTCGTCTGCACGGCCGAGCCGGGACCCGTGCCCACGACCGGTGGACTCGACCTGCACGTCCCGCACGGTCTGGAGGCCGTGCGGGAGGCGGACACGGTGGTCGTCGCGGGCACCGGGGCGCCGTTCGAGCCGGACCCGCGGATCGTGGCTGCGCTCCGCGAGGCGGCCGCCGCGGGCAAGCGCATCGCGTCCATCTGCACCGGCGCCTTCCAGCTCGCCGAGGCGGGCCTGCTCCAGGGCCGCAGGGCCACCACGTACTGGGCCCACGCCGAGGTGATGCGCCGGCGCTACCCGCAGGTCGAGCTGCGCGGAGACGTGCTGTACGTGCAGGACGGGCCGTTCCTGACGTCGTCCGGCTACGCCGCCGGCATCGACCTGTGTCTGCACGTCATCCGCACCGACTACGGCGCCGCCGTGGCCAACGAGGTCGCACGCCTGGCCCTGGTCGCCCCCGTACGGCCGGGCGGCCAGACCCAGTTCACCCAGACCCCGCTGCCCCCCGAGCGCGGCAACGCCTGTGCCGACACCCGCGGCTTCGCCATGCGCAACCTCGACAAGCCGCTCACCCTCACCGACCTGGCCCGGCACGCGGGTGTCAGTGTGCGCACCCTCACCCGCCGGTTCCACGCCGAGAGCGGGGTCAGTCCCCTTCAGTGGCTGCTGCACCAGCGCGTCGAACGCGCGAAGGAACTCCTGGAGACCACGACCCTGCCGATGGACCAGGTGGCCGCGGCCTGCGGACTCGGCACGGCCGACTCGCTGCGCGCCCACGTGGTCCGCCGGACCGGTCTCACCCCGAGCGCCTACCGGACCCAGTTCAGCCGGCACGGAACCGTGACCGGAGCCGTGACG
- a CDS encoding MFS transporter, which yields MPTNQMSRASEPVLGQGELRSESGSGKPSSALTLTASLLGFALTCLDASVVNVALPTIGSSFGAGMSGLQWVVDAYTLAFAALMLSTGAFSDRAGASRAYALGTVVFTLASAACGLAPNLPALVGARVVQGVAAAVVLPASLALVRQAYAEPARRARAVAAWAAGGSLAVALGPVAGGALIAAWNWRGIFFVNLPVGAVILLLLLRAPRSRPRPAPLDLPGQLTAVVALTALTFAVIEGGTAGLVALLTAVVAGAAFLRIEARQAHPVVPLGLFRNRTVATTVAVGSAVSVAFYSMVFVFSLFFQQVQHHSALYAGLLFLPMTSLIAVTNVVAGKITGRYGPRLPMLVGQPVAAAGLIALLCVDARTSPVLVAVLLVPLALGCALTVPPLTAAMMDAVPAERAGLAAGVLNAARQVSGGLGIAVFGALVASGFETGMRLSLAVSAALLTVTFALSFRLSGRSASQA from the coding sequence ATGCCAACGAACCAGATGTCCAGGGCCTCCGAACCCGTCCTCGGTCAGGGGGAGTTGAGGTCGGAGTCGGGGTCGGGGAAGCCCTCCTCCGCACTCACCCTCACCGCCTCGCTGCTCGGCTTCGCGCTGACCTGTCTCGACGCGTCCGTGGTGAACGTGGCCCTGCCCACGATCGGCTCCTCCTTCGGCGCCGGGATGTCCGGCCTCCAGTGGGTCGTGGACGCCTACACCCTCGCCTTCGCCGCGTTGATGCTGTCCACCGGCGCCTTCTCGGACCGGGCCGGGGCGAGCCGGGCGTACGCGCTGGGCACCGTGGTGTTCACTCTCGCCTCGGCGGCCTGCGGACTGGCGCCGAACCTGCCGGCCCTCGTCGGTGCCCGGGTGGTGCAGGGTGTGGCGGCGGCGGTCGTGCTCCCGGCCTCGCTGGCGCTGGTGCGGCAGGCGTACGCGGAACCGGCGCGGCGGGCACGCGCGGTGGCCGCCTGGGCGGCGGGCGGTTCGCTGGCGGTGGCGCTCGGGCCGGTGGCCGGCGGCGCGCTGATCGCGGCCTGGAACTGGCGGGGCATCTTCTTCGTCAATCTGCCGGTGGGAGCGGTGATCCTGCTGCTGCTCCTCCGGGCCCCGCGCTCGCGGCCCCGCCCGGCTCCGCTGGACCTGCCCGGCCAACTGACGGCGGTGGTGGCCCTCACGGCGCTGACCTTCGCGGTGATCGAGGGCGGGACGGCCGGCCTGGTGGCGCTGCTGACGGCCGTGGTCGCGGGCGCCGCGTTCCTGCGGATCGAGGCGCGCCAGGCGCACCCCGTGGTGCCGCTCGGCCTGTTCCGCAACCGGACCGTGGCCACGACGGTCGCCGTGGGCTCGGCGGTCAGCGTGGCCTTCTACAGCATGGTGTTCGTCTTCTCGCTCTTCTTCCAGCAGGTCCAGCATCACTCCGCGCTGTACGCCGGGCTGCTGTTCCTGCCGATGACGAGCCTGATCGCGGTGACGAACGTGGTGGCCGGCAAGATCACGGGGCGCTACGGGCCGCGGCTGCCGATGCTGGTGGGACAGCCCGTGGCCGCCGCCGGGCTGATCGCCCTCCTCTGCGTCGACGCCCGCACGTCCCCGGTGCTGGTGGCCGTCCTGCTGGTCCCGCTGGCGCTGGGGTGCGCTCTGACGGTGCCGCCGCTCACCGCCGCGATGATGGACGCCGTGCCCGCCGAGCGGGCGGGGCTGGCGGCCGGTGTGCTCAACGCGGCCCGGCAGGTGTCCGGGGGCCTGGGCATCGCGGTGTTCGGGGCGCTGGTCGCGAGCGGTTTCGAGACCGGGATGCGGCTGAGCCTGGCCGTCAGCGCGGCCCTGCTCACCGTGACGTTCGCCCTCAGCTTCCGTCTCTCAGGTCGCTCGGCCAGTCAGGCCTGA
- a CDS encoding peptidoglycan D,D-transpeptidase FtsI family protein — MNKTIRRAAVFSLLLVLSLLIRATWVQFYDGQALADDKDNRRNAIALYANPLGNIIVAGDAITGSAETTGSDLKYKRTYKNGSLYAAVTGYSSQVYGATQLEGIYQKLLDGSDLQLKNPLDTLTNRRADPGDVVTTIDPAVQKAAYNALGDNKGAAVAIDPKTGKILAVVSTPSYDPTSISAGNNSVWQKLTKDADKPLVNRALRQPLPPGSTFKLVVAAAALENGLYSDVDAKTTSPDPYTLPGTTTVLKNENASAPCENASIRVALQYSCNNVFAKMAVDLGQDKVRAMAEKFGFNNTEQDVPVRAYASVYPTGMDRSSTALTGIGQFDVTATPLQMAMVSAAIANDGKLVSPHMVSQTGDADGNVLKNYDDSADTKEIVSSETARQLRSAMQTVVEDGTGTNALIPGATVGGKTGTAQHGEKNSKTPYAWFTSFAKSDSNGKEVAVAVMVEQSDAARSEVSGNGLAAPVAKAMMRAALKN, encoded by the coding sequence ATGAACAAGACGATCAGGCGTGCCGCCGTCTTCTCACTGCTGCTCGTGCTCTCTCTGCTGATCAGGGCGACCTGGGTGCAGTTCTACGACGGCCAGGCACTCGCGGACGACAAGGACAACCGACGGAACGCGATCGCGCTGTACGCGAACCCGCTCGGGAACATCATCGTGGCCGGCGACGCGATCACCGGCTCCGCGGAGACGACAGGGAGCGACCTCAAGTACAAGCGGACGTACAAGAACGGCAGCCTGTACGCGGCGGTCACCGGCTACAGCTCGCAGGTCTACGGCGCGACCCAGCTGGAGGGCATCTACCAGAAGCTGCTGGACGGCTCGGACCTCCAGCTGAAGAACCCGCTGGACACGCTCACCAACAGGCGCGCCGACCCCGGTGACGTGGTCACGACGATCGACCCGGCCGTCCAGAAGGCCGCCTACAACGCGCTCGGGGACAACAAGGGCGCGGCCGTCGCGATCGACCCGAAGACCGGCAAGATCCTCGCGGTCGTCTCGACACCGTCGTACGACCCGACGTCGATCAGCGCGGGCAACAACAGCGTCTGGCAGAAGCTGACCAAGGACGCCGACAAGCCGCTGGTCAACCGCGCGCTGCGGCAGCCGCTGCCGCCGGGCTCGACCTTCAAGCTGGTCGTGGCCGCCGCCGCGCTGGAGAACGGGCTCTACTCCGACGTGGACGCGAAGACGACCAGCCCGGACCCGTACACCCTGCCGGGCACGACGACCGTCCTGAAGAACGAGAACGCGTCCGCTCCCTGCGAGAACGCCTCGATCCGGGTCGCGCTCCAGTACTCCTGCAACAACGTCTTCGCGAAGATGGCGGTCGACCTCGGCCAGGACAAGGTCCGGGCCATGGCGGAGAAGTTCGGCTTCAACAACACCGAGCAGGACGTGCCGGTGCGGGCGTACGCCAGCGTGTACCCCACGGGCATGGACAGGTCGTCCACGGCGCTGACCGGCATCGGGCAGTTCGACGTCACGGCCACGCCGCTCCAGATGGCGATGGTGTCCGCCGCGATCGCCAACGACGGCAAGCTGGTCTCGCCGCACATGGTGTCGCAGACCGGCGACGCCGACGGCAATGTGCTGAAGAACTACGACGACAGCGCGGACACCAAGGAGATCGTCAGCTCGGAGACGGCCCGGCAGCTCCGGTCCGCGATGCAGACGGTCGTCGAGGACGGCACGGGCACCAACGCCCTGATCCCCGGCGCGACCGTGGGCGGCAAGACCGGCACGGCCCAGCACGGCGAGAAGAACAGCAAGACGCCGTACGCCTGGTTCACGTCGTTCGCGAAGTCCGACTCGAACGGCAAGGAGGTCGCCGTCGCGGTCATGGTCGAGCAGTCGGACGCGGCGCGCTCGGAGGTCAGCGGCAACGGACTGGCGGCGCCGGTCGCCAAGGCGATGATGCGGGCGGCGCTGAAG
- a CDS encoding IclR family transcriptional regulator yields the protein MSAGETGGGAQVKSAVRTVELLEYFAGRPGMHSLAAVQEAVGYPKSSLYMLLRTLVELGWVETDATGTRYGIGVRALLVGTSYIDGDEVVAAARPTLDRLSDDTTETIHLARLDGTNVVYLATRQSQHYLRPFTRVGRRLPAHSTSLGKALLATYGDEQVRKMLPETLPALTEHTITDREKLIEELHQVREQGFAVDREENTLGLRCFGVAIPYRTPARDAISCSVPVARLTPAHEQMVKDALFDARDRLTLATRRL from the coding sequence ATGTCGGCAGGCGAGACAGGTGGCGGGGCGCAGGTCAAGTCCGCGGTGCGGACCGTTGAATTGCTGGAGTACTTCGCCGGCCGGCCCGGAATGCACTCCCTCGCCGCGGTCCAGGAGGCCGTCGGATATCCCAAGTCCAGCCTGTACATGTTGCTGCGCACGCTCGTCGAGCTCGGCTGGGTCGAGACGGACGCGACGGGCACGCGGTACGGCATCGGCGTACGGGCCCTGCTGGTCGGCACCTCGTACATCGACGGCGACGAGGTGGTCGCCGCGGCCCGCCCGACGCTCGACCGCCTCTCGGACGACACCACCGAGACGATCCACCTCGCGCGTCTGGACGGCACGAACGTCGTCTATCTGGCCACCCGGCAGTCGCAGCACTATCTGCGCCCCTTCACCCGGGTCGGCCGCCGGCTCCCCGCCCACTCCACCTCGCTCGGCAAGGCGCTGCTGGCCACGTACGGCGACGAGCAGGTCCGCAAGATGCTGCCGGAGACGCTCCCCGCGCTGACCGAGCACACGATCACCGACCGGGAGAAGCTCATCGAGGAGCTGCACCAGGTACGGGAGCAGGGCTTCGCGGTGGACCGCGAGGAGAACACGCTGGGGCTGCGCTGCTTCGGTGTGGCGATCCCGTACCGCACGCCCGCCCGTGACGCGATCAGCTGCTCGGTGCCTGTGGCCCGGCTCACCCCCGCGCACGAGCAGATGGTCAAGGACGCCCTGTTCGACGCCCGCGACCGGCTCACCCTGGCCACCCGCAGGCTCTGA
- a CDS encoding DUF1349 domain-containing protein, which yields MDVTLPELPFSLRTYGPDGNWSYEDGVLTGWAGPRQDRFVPPTGEGLDPASDAPRLLGSPEGDFQLIARVTVGFGAAFDAGVLYVHVGERAWAKLCLEYSPDVPTVCTVVTRGHSDDANSFTVDGSSVWLRVSRTGRAFAFHASRDGERWTFVRLFTLDGEKETGAALVGFMTQSPMGEGCVVTYDGIEFRPDWPSDLRDGS from the coding sequence ATGGACGTCACACTCCCCGAACTCCCCTTCTCCCTTCGTACCTACGGCCCCGACGGGAACTGGTCGTACGAGGACGGTGTCCTCACCGGCTGGGCCGGGCCTCGGCAGGACCGCTTCGTGCCGCCCACCGGCGAAGGACTCGACCCGGCTTCCGACGCGCCGAGGCTGCTCGGTTCGCCGGAGGGGGACTTCCAGCTGATCGCCCGCGTGACGGTGGGCTTCGGGGCGGCCTTCGACGCGGGCGTGCTGTACGTCCATGTCGGGGAGCGGGCCTGGGCGAAGCTGTGCCTGGAGTACTCCCCGGACGTGCCCACCGTCTGCACGGTGGTCACCCGGGGACACTCCGACGATGCCAACTCCTTCACCGTGGACGGCAGTTCCGTCTGGCTGCGGGTCAGCCGCACGGGCCGCGCCTTCGCCTTCCACGCCTCCCGCGACGGCGAGCGCTGGACCTTCGTCCGTCTGTTCACCCTGGACGGCGAGAAGGAGACCGGGGCTGCGCTGGTGGGCTTCATGACCCAGTCGCCGATGGGGGAGGGCTGCGTAGTGACCTACGACGGCATCGAGTTCAGGCCTGACTGGCCGAGCGACCTGAGAGACGGAAGCTGA